The Myxococcus xanthus genome contains the following window.
GGGCCGAAGACCTCCCGGAACAGGGGAACGCCCCCCACGCTGGTGGCGCCCATCGTCTCGCCGTGGAATGCCCCCGACAGCGTGATGAAGCGGGTGCGGCGCGGCTGGCCATTCTGCGCCCAGTACTGGGCCGCCATCTTGATGGCCACCTCCACCGCCGTGCTGCCGTTGTCGGAATAGAAGACGCGGGACAGCCGCTCGGATGAGGGAAGGCCGGGGCGGTCCGAGCCGGGGGCGATGGCCGCCAGCTCCGACGCCAGCAAGGCCGCCGGCTCGTGGGTGATGCCCGCCAGGGAGACGTGTGGGAGTGCGGCGGCCTGCTCGGCGAGCGCGCGCATCAAGCGCGGGTGACGGTGGCCCAGCGTGGACACCCACCAGGAGCCGTTGGCGTCCAGATAGCGCGTGCCGTCCGCGTCATGGAGGTACGCCCCTTCCGAGCGCACCACCACCAGCGGATCCGTCTCCGCGATGTAGGCCTCCATCGCCGTGTAGGGATGCCAGACGTGCGCCTTGTCCAATCCGACGATGTCCGCCCGCTTCACGCGTGTACTCCTCTCCTGGAGCTCCGTACCCCTCCGTACCGGAAGAGTGGGCCGCGCCGCCGCGCGTCATGTCATGCCACGGCGCGTTCTACTGATGGCCCCCTGAAGCGGAGCGAGCGGGCGTGTCGCCCCGTGGGGCAGGGCCGCCGCTCTTCCGCCCCGCGTGACGCTGCCATGACATGCCCGGTGTTAGCCCGGTTCAGTCACTGACCAGGGAACTCGAATGGCCGTCCTCATCTTCTTCGTCTCGCACTGGCTGCTCTGCGTGTTCTTCCAGAGCTTCTTCCAGCACCGGTACGCGGCCCACCGCATGTACACCATGGGGCCGAAGACGGAGCGGGTGATGCACCTGCTCACCTACCTGGTGCAGGGCTCGTCCTACCTGTCACCCAAGGCGTACGCCATCCTCCACCGTGAGCACCATGCCTTCTCCGACACAGAGAAGGACCCGCACTCGCCCCACTTCTTCAAGGATGTGGCGCGGATGATGTGGCACACCAAGGCGCGCTACGACGACTACGCGGCCGGCCGCGGTCAACCCGAGGCCCGCTTCCTGGGCGGCTACCCGGAGTGGCCGCTCGTGGACACCACGCTGCGCACCTCATGGTTCGCCACCCTGGGCTGGGTGGCCTTCTACTCCGCCTTCTACGTGATGTTCGCCACCTCGCCCTGGCAGTTCCTGCTGCTGCCCCTGCACTTCCTCATGGGCCCGGTGCACGGCGCCATCGTCAACTGGTGCGGCCACAAGTACGGCTACCGGAACTTCGACAGCACCGACAAGTCGCGCAACTCCCTGCCCATGGACTTCCTCTGCATGGGGGAGCTCTTCCAGAACAACCACCATAAGTACGGCAGCAGCCCCAACTTCGCGGCGCGGAAGTTCGAGCTGGACCCCACGTGGCAGGTGATGCGCGTGCTCGCCCTGCTGCGCATCATCCACATCGCCACCCCGCAGCGCGCAGTCTGGCCGGAGGCCCGCGAGGCCGCACGCACCGGGGGCGCTGCTCGGGCCGCCTGACGGGCAGGCCAGCAACACACGGCGGGCACGTGCGGGGCGCGTTAAGAGTGCCCCCGTGCCCGCCGATACCCCGCTCCGTCTCCGCATCCTCGAAGCA
Protein-coding sequences here:
- a CDS encoding acyl-CoA desaturase, with protein sequence MAVLIFFVSHWLLCVFFQSFFQHRYAAHRMYTMGPKTERVMHLLTYLVQGSSYLSPKAYAILHREHHAFSDTEKDPHSPHFFKDVARMMWHTKARYDDYAAGRGQPEARFLGGYPEWPLVDTTLRTSWFATLGWVAFYSAFYVMFATSPWQFLLLPLHFLMGPVHGAIVNWCGHKYGYRNFDSTDKSRNSLPMDFLCMGELFQNNHHKYGSSPNFAARKFELDPTWQVMRVLALLRIIHIATPQRAVWPEAREAARTGGAARAA